CTGGCCTCAGCGGTGGCCGCCAACCTGCTGGGCGCCCGCGCGCTGCTGACGCTGCCGACCAAGCAACCGCACGGTCCCGACGCGGCCTCCCGGTACGGCGTGGTCAACCACCACCGGGAGGACGAGGCACCGTCCGTCGCCCGGCTGAACGGGCTGGTCGAGGGGCACCTGCGCGCGGCGGGCATTGATATCCCGCGTCAGTGATGGACTGCTGCGAACTTAATCGCCCGGACAGAGCCCAGTGCTCGCCCTTCGTGCAGCCCGACATCGGCCCGCGCGGCAGCCTCGGCTCCACCCTGGCGTTCGCAGATCAGTTCTGCCGGGCTGCTAGCCGGTTGCGTGCCCAGCGCTGGAGATCGCCACGGCGATAGAGGTACTCCTGTCCGTCCTGGCCGGCCAGATCGGGGAACTCGGGGTCGTTGATCCGAGCCCACCGCAGACCGGCGAGGCTGACCCCCTCCAGCTCCTGCTGGGCGACCCGCAGCCCGATCAGCTCCTCCTCCCCCGCGATCGGCGGTTCCCCGTCCCCCTCCCGGCCGGCCGGGGCTGCGGCTGCCGAAGCGCGGGCGGGCCCAGGAAGCGGAACAGGACCCGGGTCGGGGGCGGGCTGGGACTTGCGGAGGGTGAGCGGCTGGTGCCGTCCGGGGATGCCGGCCATGGCCCAGGCGCGGGCTTCGGCTTCGGAGAGGTTAAGGACCTGGGTCTCGCGGGCGGTGCCTCCGAGAACGACCTGGACGCGACCAGGATGGCGGGTCGGCTTGGGGGCCGGGGTGACTTCGGGTACGAGCATCTTCCAGGCGTTCATGGTGTAGCGCACGAGGATGCGGGTGGAGAAGTTCTCGCGCATCTCGGGGCCACCGAGCGCGCGGGCGGTCGCGGACTGCGCGACGAGCAGGACGTGGAGGCGTACCTGACGGCCCATGAACAGGATCTCGGCGAGCGCGTCGATCGCGGGCGAGGTCTTCGGGTCGTCGCTGGAGCGGATCTTCTCCCAGTAGCGGCGCAGCTGGGCCATCGTCGCGTTGATCTCTTCGAGGAGGATGACGATGCGGGGGCCGACGCGGTCGGGCTCGCTGGCGAGGACGTCGTCGCCGAGCTGTTCGGCGAGGCGGATGCGGCGGTGTCCTTCGGTGCCGAGGGCGATGAGGGCGTCGTGAATGTCGGCGATGTCGCGGCAGTAGTTGACGCCGGGGATGCCGCGGGCCCAGGTGTGGGAGATCCGTTTGAAGTCGAGGATGTGGGCCTGGGCGCCGTTGTGGAGGAACTGGCAGGCGATGGTGCGCAGGATGGTGGACTTGCCGCCGCCGGTGCCGGCGGAGATCAGGACATGCGGGGAGTCGTGGTCGAGGTCGACCGACACCTTTTTCTTCCCCGCTCCCAGTCCGATCAGTGGCGCGGACTCGGGTACGGAGGCGAGGAGGTCGCGTACGCCGGGGTCGTCCAGGCCGAGGGAGGCCGGGGGTCGGTCCTTCTTCTTGACGATCAGGTGCGGGTCGCGGCCGGCCAGCCGCCAGGAGAACGAGGCGTTCTGGAGCGCGAGCTTCTGCATGACCAGCTCGGCGACTTGGTCCCGGTTGAACTTCAGG
The Streptomyces roseofulvus genome window above contains:
- a CDS encoding pRL2-11, which encodes MSSQHSRGLDEAIDNLAAVATRFFAGEDLDGIRRTDATFLRPGRQIIAKNLDAPVRRSSYRAGWQRLTVRTAALAAAAGSAYAYLTHPDAMAQALTYGGPAALLATTAGGVAYRVKGRERRELMGEWVKPLHHALADPLGISEQTDPATYLHVPPDFSDDDAEIRIDLPLHLKFNRDQVAELVMQKLALQNASFSWRLAGRDPHLIVKKKDRPPASLGLDDPGVRDLLASVPESAPLIGLGAGKKKVSVDLDHDSPHVLISAGTGGGKSTILRTIACQFLHNGAQAHILDFKRISHTWARGIPGVNYCRDIADIHDALIALGTEGHRRIRLAEQLGDDVLASEPDRVGPRIVILLEEINATMAQLRRYWEKIRSSDDPKTSPAIDALAEILFMGRQVRLHVLLVAQSATARALGGPEMRENFSTRILVRYTMNAWKMLVPEVTPAPKPTRHPGRVQVVLGGTARETQVLNLSEAEARAWAMAGIPGRHQPLTLRKSQPAPDPGPVPLPGPARASAAAAPAGREGDGEPPIAGEEELIGLRVAQQELEGVSLAGLRWARINDPEFPDLAGQDGQEYLYRRGDLQRWARNRLAARQN